Proteins co-encoded in one uncultured Flavobacterium sp. genomic window:
- a CDS encoding M3 family metallopeptidase yields MSEILLTVDQQIHSNNPLLQKWSGLYGGVPAFNEYQVSDFKPAIEIAIQENIAEFGAIANNPEAPTFENTIAALENSGKKIARIHTAFGIYSSNIFTSEFGIVETEMSPKLSELNDKMYQNKGLFSRIETLYSSEEKKKLSSEQQRLIWLYYTDFVREGAELDDLNKEKVGKINQELATLFTRFSQNLLAEENNQFIELKEERDFDGLPLEIKNAAIAEAKNRKIDALGCIANTRSSIEPFLTFSDRRDLREKAFEIFVKRGDNGNKNDTNETLITILQLRSQKAKLLGFPSFAHWSLSNKMAKDPEKTLELMQSVWKPAVEKVHNDVAEMQNVVDAEGGNFKIQPWDYRYYAEKVRKAKYDLDQNEIKQYLQLENLREGMFWVAGELFDLKFKQIADIAVFHPDVRVWEVSNKSTGKIVGLWYFDPYARTGKRSGAWMSSYRDQQKLENTLPIVSNNCNFIKGNANESVLISWDDATTLFHEFGHALHGLCSNVTYPSLSGTSVARDYVEFPSQIFEHWLATPEVLNKFALHYKTNEPLPQSMVDKIEMAANFNEGFATVETISSSFVDMELHLTSETINPDEFERTTLKKLNMPSEIVMRHRIPQFAHIFSSDGYAAGYYSYLWADVINADAYEAFTEANGPYDKVVSKRLHDTVFSVGNTIDNEKGYEDFRGRAPKSDALMRARNFPIIEKI; encoded by the coding sequence ATGAGTGAGATTTTATTAACTGTCGATCAACAAATACATTCGAATAATCCTTTACTTCAAAAATGGAGCGGTTTGTATGGTGGAGTTCCTGCTTTTAACGAATATCAGGTTTCAGATTTTAAACCTGCAATAGAAATAGCTATTCAGGAAAATATTGCTGAATTTGGTGCTATTGCAAATAATCCGGAGGCACCAACATTTGAAAATACAATTGCTGCATTGGAAAATTCAGGGAAAAAGATTGCGCGAATTCATACTGCTTTTGGAATTTATAGTTCGAATATTTTCACCTCTGAATTTGGGATTGTTGAAACGGAAATGTCACCAAAATTATCTGAACTGAATGATAAAATGTATCAGAATAAGGGACTTTTTTCTCGAATTGAAACTTTATATAGTTCGGAAGAAAAAAAGAAATTAAGCAGTGAGCAACAACGCTTGATTTGGTTGTATTATACAGATTTTGTTCGTGAGGGTGCTGAATTGGATGATTTGAATAAGGAAAAAGTAGGTAAGATTAATCAGGAATTAGCAACGCTTTTTACGAGATTTAGCCAAAATTTACTAGCTGAGGAAAACAATCAGTTTATTGAACTCAAAGAGGAGAGGGATTTTGATGGTTTGCCTTTGGAAATAAAAAATGCTGCAATCGCTGAAGCGAAAAATAGAAAAATTGATGCCTTAGGATGTATTGCTAATACCCGTTCTTCAATTGAACCTTTTTTAACATTTTCTGATCGTAGAGATTTAAGAGAAAAGGCGTTTGAGATTTTTGTGAAACGGGGCGATAATGGTAATAAAAATGATACTAACGAAACGCTTATTACGATTTTGCAATTGCGCAGTCAAAAGGCAAAATTACTTGGGTTTCCTTCTTTTGCGCATTGGAGTTTGTCAAATAAAATGGCAAAAGACCCTGAGAAAACTTTAGAATTGATGCAGTCTGTTTGGAAACCAGCTGTTGAAAAGGTGCATAATGATGTTGCCGAAATGCAAAATGTAGTAGATGCCGAAGGAGGAAATTTTAAAATCCAGCCTTGGGATTATCGTTATTATGCCGAGAAAGTTAGAAAAGCAAAATATGATTTAGATCAAAATGAGATAAAGCAGTATTTGCAATTGGAGAATTTACGCGAAGGAATGTTCTGGGTTGCCGGTGAATTGTTTGATTTGAAATTTAAACAAATTGCTGACATTGCGGTATTTCATCCAGATGTGCGTGTTTGGGAAGTAAGTAATAAAAGTACAGGAAAGATAGTAGGATTATGGTATTTTGATCCTTATGCAAGAACTGGAAAACGTTCAGGTGCCTGGATGAGTTCTTATCGTGACCAGCAAAAGTTAGAAAACACGCTTCCAATAGTTTCTAATAATTGCAATTTTATAAAAGGCAATGCAAACGAATCGGTTTTGATTTCGTGGGACGATGCTACGACTTTGTTTCATGAATTTGGTCATGCTCTTCATGGTTTGTGTTCGAATGTTACGTATCCAAGTTTATCGGGAACTTCAGTAGCGAGAGATTATGTTGAGTTTCCTTCACAGATTTTTGAGCATTGGCTGGCAACTCCTGAGGTTTTGAATAAGTTTGCTTTGCATTATAAAACAAATGAGCCATTGCCACAATCAATGGTGGATAAGATTGAAATGGCTGCTAATTTTAATGAAGGTTTTGCAACTGTAGAAACAATATCGAGTTCTTTTGTAGATATGGAGCTTCATTTAACTTCTGAAACCATTAATCCGGATGAATTTGAAAGGACAACTTTAAAGAAGCTGAACATGCCATCAGAAATTGTAATGCGCCATCGTATTCCGCAATTTGCTCATATTTTTTCGAGTGATGGTTATGCGGCAGGTTATTATAGTTATTTATGGGCAGATGTAATCAACGCAGACGCTTATGAGGCTTTTACAGAAGCAAACGGACCTTATGACAAAGTAGTCTCAAAAAGGTTGCATGATACTGTTTTTAGTGTTGGAAACACGATTGATAATGAAAAAGGATATGAGGATTTCAGAGGAAGAGCGCCAAAGTCTGATGCTTTGATGCGCGCGAGAAATTTTCCGATTATAGAAAAGATCTAA
- a CDS encoding queuosine precursor transporter: protein MFKTRKEIVFVILAGIFITNAVVAELIGGKLIQIGPFVMSIGILPWPIVFLTTDLINEYFGEKGVKKLSFITACLIAYAFFILFMAIVIPAARGISPVNDNQFHAVFGQSMWIIVGSLIAFMASQIIDVWIFWFFKRRTGERKIWLRTTGSTVISQLFDSFIVLGIAFWLPGKIDFNTFISSGLIGYTFKLAIAILLTPAIYAGHHLIKKYLENDPNHKNNESK, encoded by the coding sequence ATGTTTAAAACCAGAAAAGAGATCGTTTTTGTAATTTTAGCGGGCATTTTTATAACCAACGCTGTTGTAGCAGAACTTATTGGAGGAAAATTAATTCAAATTGGACCATTTGTAATGAGTATAGGTATTTTACCCTGGCCTATTGTATTCCTCACCACCGATTTAATAAATGAATATTTTGGAGAAAAAGGAGTTAAAAAACTCTCTTTTATAACTGCCTGCTTAATTGCTTATGCTTTTTTTATATTATTTATGGCCATAGTAATTCCGGCGGCAAGAGGAATTAGCCCCGTAAACGACAACCAATTTCACGCTGTTTTTGGACAAAGTATGTGGATTATTGTCGGGAGCTTAATTGCGTTTATGGCATCTCAAATAATTGACGTTTGGATATTTTGGTTTTTCAAAAGACGAACCGGAGAAAGAAAAATATGGCTTAGAACAACAGGGTCAACCGTAATCTCTCAATTATTTGACTCTTTTATTGTACTTGGAATTGCCTTTTGGTTGCCTGGAAAAATTGATTTTAACACTTTTATTTCATCAGGATTAATTGGATATACTTTTAAATTAGCAATCGCCATTTTATTGACCCCTGCAATTTATGCCGGACATCATTTGATTAAAAAATATCTGGAAAACGACCCTAATCACAAAAATAACGAATCGAAATAA
- a CDS encoding DNA-3-methyladenine glycosylase I — translation MATQELIRCSWCTSSELYKKYHDEEWGVPVYDDPTLFEFLILETFQAGLSWITILNKRENFKNAFDHFDYKKIANYSENKIEELLQNTGIIRNKLKIKAAVSNAQAFIKVQEEFGTFSDYIWKFTNGNPIINNPKTSKDVPATTPLSDEISKDLKKRGFKFVGSTVIYAHMQATGMVNDHAEDCWTRKK, via the coding sequence ATGGCAACGCAAGAACTAATAAGATGTAGCTGGTGCACCTCTAGCGAGTTATATAAAAAATATCATGACGAAGAATGGGGCGTTCCGGTTTATGACGATCCTACTTTGTTTGAATTTTTAATTCTGGAAACTTTTCAGGCCGGTTTAAGTTGGATTACCATTTTAAACAAAAGAGAAAATTTTAAAAATGCATTTGATCATTTCGATTATAAAAAAATAGCTAATTATTCTGAAAACAAAATAGAAGAATTATTACAGAATACAGGAATTATTCGCAACAAACTTAAAATCAAAGCAGCAGTTTCAAATGCGCAGGCTTTTATAAAGGTCCAGGAAGAATTTGGAACTTTCTCTGATTATATCTGGAAATTTACTAACGGAAATCCCATCATAAACAATCCGAAAACCTCAAAAGATGTTCCGGCTACTACTCCACTTTCAGACGAAATCAGTAAAGATTTAAAAAAAAGAGGATTCAAATTTGTTGGCTCAACAGTAATTTACGCACACATGCAAGCCACTGGAATGGTCAATGATCACGCCGAAGATTGCTGGACGAGAAAGAAATAG
- the thiS gene encoding sulfur carrier protein ThiS: MELKINQQSKHFDAESLSVQSLLDLEIPHKQNGIAVAINNTVVPKIKWNEFLVQETDEILIISATQGG; encoded by the coding sequence ATGGAACTAAAAATCAACCAACAATCTAAACATTTCGATGCTGAATCGCTAAGCGTTCAATCATTGCTCGATCTCGAAATTCCGCACAAACAAAACGGAATCGCCGTTGCCATTAACAACACCGTTGTTCCAAAAATCAAATGGAACGAATTCCTCGTACAAGAAACCGACGAAATCTTAATTATTTCTGCCACGCAAGGTGGTTAG
- the thiC gene encoding phosphomethylpyrimidine synthase ThiC: MTTEEQISKTPFPNSKKVYVNGEIHPIKVAMREVILSDTKLSNRGIEKNPPVTVYDTSGAYTDPNIEIDIRKGLPRLRENWILDRNDVEILNEITSDYGQTRLKDESLNHLRFEYLHQPKRAKKGANVTQLYYAKQGVITPEMEYIAIRENQRIELLNEQTKAMQCQHAGHSFGANTPKSKITPEFVRSEVACGRAIIPNNINHPESEPMIVGRNFLVKINANIGNSAVTSSIEEEVEKAVWACRWGADTIMDLSTGKNIHETREWIIRNSPVPIGTVPIYQALEKVKGIAEDLTWEVFRDTLIEQAEQGVSYFTIHAGVLLRYIHLTADRVTGIVSRGGSIMAKWCLFHHKENFLYTHFEEICEIMKQYDVAFSLGDGLRPGSIADANDAAQFAELETLGELTKIAWKHDVQVFIEGPGHVPMHMIKENMDKQLEHCSEAPFYTLGPLTTDIAPGYDHITSAIGAAMIGWYGCAMLCYVTPKEHLGLPNKKDVKDGVITYKISAHAADLAKGHPGAQYRDNALSKARFEFRWEDQFNLSLDPDTAREFHDETLPADGAKVAHFCSMCGPKFCSMKISQEIRDVAAAEKGMQEKSEEFIEQGKEIYI, translated from the coding sequence ATGACTACAGAAGAACAAATTTCCAAAACCCCATTTCCGAACTCCAAAAAAGTATATGTAAACGGAGAAATTCATCCCATAAAAGTAGCTATGCGCGAAGTCATTTTAAGTGACACAAAACTTTCAAATCGCGGTATTGAGAAAAATCCACCCGTAACTGTTTACGATACATCTGGCGCTTATACAGACCCAAATATCGAAATCGACATTAGAAAAGGATTACCTCGCTTGCGCGAAAATTGGATTCTAGACCGAAATGACGTCGAAATCTTAAACGAAATAACTTCTGATTACGGACAAACCCGTTTAAAAGACGAAAGTCTAAATCATCTTCGTTTTGAATATTTGCATCAACCAAAAAGAGCAAAAAAAGGTGCAAACGTAACACAATTGTATTACGCAAAACAAGGTGTCATAACACCAGAAATGGAATATATTGCCATTCGTGAAAATCAACGAATCGAGCTTTTGAACGAGCAAACCAAAGCGATGCAATGCCAACATGCCGGACATAGTTTTGGAGCCAACACGCCAAAAAGCAAGATTACGCCAGAATTTGTTCGTAGCGAAGTAGCTTGCGGAAGAGCTATAATTCCAAACAATATCAATCACCCTGAAAGTGAACCTATGATTGTAGGTCGTAACTTTTTAGTAAAAATAAATGCCAATATCGGAAACAGTGCTGTAACTTCAAGCATTGAAGAAGAAGTTGAAAAAGCTGTTTGGGCCTGTCGTTGGGGTGCTGACACGATTATGGATTTATCAACTGGCAAGAACATTCACGAAACCAGAGAATGGATTATTCGTAATTCACCGGTTCCAATTGGTACAGTTCCTATTTATCAAGCATTAGAAAAAGTAAAAGGAATTGCCGAGGATTTAACTTGGGAAGTTTTCCGTGACACTTTAATAGAACAAGCAGAACAAGGAGTTTCATACTTCACTATTCATGCCGGTGTTTTATTACGATACATTCATTTGACTGCTGATCGTGTTACCGGAATCGTTTCTCGTGGTGGTTCTATTATGGCTAAATGGTGCTTGTTTCATCACAAAGAAAACTTTTTATATACCCATTTCGAAGAAATCTGCGAAATCATGAAACAATATGATGTAGCTTTTTCGTTAGGAGATGGTCTACGTCCGGGCTCAATTGCCGATGCAAATGATGCTGCCCAATTTGCCGAATTAGAAACTTTAGGCGAACTTACTAAAATTGCATGGAAACACGATGTACAGGTTTTTATTGAAGGCCCAGGTCACGTACCGATGCACATGATTAAGGAGAATATGGACAAACAATTAGAACATTGCAGTGAAGCTCCGTTTTACACACTTGGACCATTAACAACAGATATCGCGCCGGGTTACGACCATATCACATCGGCAATTGGAGCTGCAATGATTGGCTGGTATGGCTGCGCAATGTTATGCTATGTTACACCAAAAGAACACCTTGGTTTGCCTAATAAAAAAGACGTAAAAGATGGTGTTATAACTTATAAAATATCTGCGCATGCCGCTGATTTAGCCAAAGGTCATCCGGGAGCACAATATAGAGACAATGCATTGAGTAAAGCGCGTTTTGAATTCCGTTGGGAAGATCAGTTCAATTTGTCCTTAGATCCGGATACTGCAAGAGAATTTCACGATGAAACCCTTCCTGCTGATGGTGCAAAAGTCGCTCATTTTTGTTCGATGTGTGGTCCAAAATTCTGTTCTATGAAAATATCTCAGGAAATCAGAGATGTCGCCGCTGCCGAAAAAGGCATGCAGGAGAAATCAGAAGAATTTATCGAGCAAGGAAAAGAAATCTATATCTAA
- a CDS encoding thiamine phosphate synthase, producing MIVITNPSAIASEISIIDSLFEEGLSLLHIRKPDFSEIEMTQFLDQIKLEFRSGLVLHNHHQLAEDFGINRIHFSETARKDKPLNSTNGVIFSTSTHTIENFNVLEHHFNYAFLSPVFTSISKEDYHPKENLFEALKSRTNRNAKIIALGGIDLENIKKTLENGFDDIALLGSIWKNENPIKKFKLCQKAALSFSV from the coding sequence ATGATTGTAATTACAAATCCTTCTGCAATTGCTAGCGAAATCAGCATTATTGATTCTTTATTTGAAGAAGGATTGTCTTTGCTTCATATCAGGAAACCTGATTTTTCTGAGATCGAAATGACCCAATTTCTTGACCAGATAAAATTAGAATTTCGATCTGGTTTAGTCTTGCACAATCATCATCAATTGGCAGAAGATTTTGGAATTAATCGAATACACTTTTCTGAAACAGCAAGAAAAGACAAACCATTAAATAGTACTAATGGTGTTATTTTTTCAACATCAACACATACAATAGAAAATTTCAATGTTTTAGAACATCATTTTAATTACGCTTTTCTAAGTCCCGTTTTTACCAGTATTTCTAAGGAAGACTATCATCCAAAAGAAAACCTTTTTGAAGCTTTAAAATCAAGAACAAACAGGAATGCAAAAATTATTGCTTTAGGAGGAATTGATTTAGAAAATATCAAAAAAACACTTGAAAATGGCTTTGACGATATAGCTCTTTTAGGAAGTATCTGGAAAAATGAAAACCCAATAAAAAAATTCAAATTATGTCAAAAAGCCGCCCTTTCGTTCTCAGTATAG